The Oxyura jamaicensis isolate SHBP4307 breed ruddy duck chromosome 15, BPBGC_Ojam_1.0, whole genome shotgun sequence nucleotide sequence CTGCCCTCCACAGGAGGGCGGGGGCCTGTACTGCATCCCCTTGCCCCCAGGAGGGGGTCCCGCAGCCTCCCTTACCCCCTGGAGCACGTCGTGGCGGGCGGCCTCCAGGCGTGCGCGGAGCTGGAGCACCTCGTCCCTCCCACGCAGGAGCTCACCACCGGCCTCCTCGCGGTACCGCTGGAGCCGAGCCCGGCCCTGGGCCAGCCTCTGCTGCCCGGCCTCCAgctggtgcagcagggctgcccgcACCCCCGCCAGCGCCCCGAAATGGGCCAGCATGGACGGGACGTCCTGGAACTGGGCGGTGGGAAGGGGATGAGCGGCTTCAGGAGCACCCACCCCACCGGGGTGCTGCTCACCCTCATCCTTGGGGTGATTTTGTGTTCCAACTTCTCCAGATCCCCCCACAGGTGCTCCAACGTGGAGCTTGGGGTGCTCCAACATGGAGCTTGGGGTGCAAGGGGCactggtggccctggggacatGGGACAGGGACCTTCACCGTGTCACACTCACCTGCCCCGTGGTGGCCACCACGCCCCGCAGGTAGTCCCCAAAGACTTGGAGGCTCTGCAGACGCCGTCGCAGCCACTCCCTGCGCCGCAgcagccccgccagctcctggcgcAGGCCATTGGCCTCGGCTCCTCGCCGTGCTGCCCGTGCCCGCTCCTCGCCCACCCGGCCCAGCGCCCGCTCCCGCCTCACTGCCGAAACCTGCGGTCGGTGGGGACGCGGTCAGCGGGGCCGTGGCCACGCAGGGGCACGGTGCTGAGCCCGGCGGCGCCCGCACCTTGAGGAAGGCGTCGAATTTGAGGGCGACGTCGCGGAGCTGCTCTTCCCGctggcccagctcctgccagcgcTGGTCCAAGCGCTCCGTCCTCCGCCGAAATTCCTGAGGGACCCAGGGGTGCTGAGGGCATCGCCCTGCCccagggcacccaggggtggCAGGGATCACAGGGGGGCACCCACCAGAGTCCCAAACCATGGATTTGGTGCCAGTTTGGAGGGGTTGCTGATGGACTCTGACCCATCTGCGGCCgctgcccacccctctccctgggcagggggcacacggaggggctgggggccgccGTACCTCCCGCTGGGCCTGCAGAGCCCGCTCCAcctctgccacctccctccTCTTCAGCAGCAGGCGCgtggaggagggcagcagcgACGCTGAGTCCCACGCTGGCACCGTCCTGCCCAGGGCCACATGGAGCCGATCAGGACCAGCTCGGGACCCCCAGGCCCCGAGagaccccccccagccccatctgAGCTCAGAGGGGGGGGTCCCAGAGATCACCCAGGGCCACCCCGACCCCACCTCCCCTCTTGCTTCAGCCTCCCCCTGctcgcagcccccagccccgacACCATGGGGTGCACGCAGGGACggggccctgctgctccccagggcagggtcTCCTCCCTCAGTGCCCCAGCTGGGGACAcaccacagccccctgccctgacACCCCCCGGTGCTACCCAGCTGTCAGGAGACACCCCCAAACctctctcctgccctccccacaCCCTTAAATCAggcccccaaccccccccctgGCTAATTGCAGGTGACGGGGAGCCACGGGACGGCCGGGGGAGGGTGCACAGCACCTACCGGAGCTGCAGCTTCTCTTCAAAAACCCTACGCAAGCTCTCCTCCAGACCTGGGGACATTTTGGGGCGGGGGTGCGGAGGAGCGGGACGCCGGGCGGCCGAGATGgcggcagcaggcagcacagagcagttgCCAGGGGCAGCCAGAGGCGCCCGCAGCCTCCCGCGGGGTTTCTCTGCTGCGGCCCCGAACGTCGCCCCACGGGGCAGGGGCACGGCCTG carries:
- the CFAP73 gene encoding cilia- and flagella-associated protein 73, with the translated sequence MVIFGGGLRGSKEGSTVRELRVGPTSKRTPTEPQKWLWGAERGAGGSGSTPGALGPKRKAGRACKEEAGGRAPRIALPVGLGSSRAPLAGDTSRGHIPGPRWGPQAVPLPRGATFGAAAEKPRGRLRAPLAAPGNCSVLPAAAISAARRPAPPHPRPKMSPGLEESLRRVFEEKLQLRTVPAWDSASLLPSSTRLLLKRREVAEVERALQAQREEFRRRTERLDQRWQELGQREEQLRDVALKFDAFLKVSAVRRERALGRVGEERARAARRGAEANGLRQELAGLLRRREWLRRRLQSLQVFGDYLRGVVATTGQFQDVPSMLAHFGALAGVRAALLHQLEAGQQRLAQGRARLQRYREEAGGELLRGRDEVLQLRARLEAARHDVLQGESCWTQIQSAATHKTLLLGQIRMAVLSLFQLATKHLKVPKDVALEDTESQLDVVLLCMQDLAAICAELHPKEPGLGPPRVAATTTTHPRRHRGVAVPPSHQESQPGGKSSLG